CTGGTGCACGGCATCGAGGAGGTGCGTGAGCACCATCGCGGCTTCGGTTTCGTCAGCGGAGGTCGGCTCCCCGAACGTGAGCTCTGGGTCGAAGACGTTCGTTCCGATGATTTCGGCGATACAGTGGTCGTCACCGCGATCTGGTACTTCGGCGATCGGAGCTCACGCGAAGACGCTCAACGAGGACCGATGACGATCCTGTACCTGAGCGTCGGGGATGACTACCGGATCGCGCACATGCATTTCGCGAGCTACTGATGTAGCTCTTCGCTTGCCAGCCCGCGGCGTCACTTCGTTGGCCTCGAACAGTAGCCCGCATCATGTAGGGGCCGCATGCAGGTGAATGCGCGCCGACGGGTTCGCTCGAAGGTGGGACCGTGCCGCGAGCGCGGGCTGGATCGAGATCGCCAGCATCTCGATGTTCGATCTCAGTGATCGTAGGACGCGGACATTCCAGTAACGATCTGCCAGCCATCGCCCCGACGCTGCCAGGTGTGCGTGATCCGCTTCCACGCGCTTTTCTCGAGGACCTCACCCGTCTCGGCGTTCCGGTAGACGTCCATGTACCGGTAATGCACGACGACGATATCGCCGAATGCGCGCACCGCTTCTCGTTTAAGCTCGTAGTCGTAGCGCCGCGAAGGGTCGGCGTGCAGCGGCGGGATCCAGTCGGCGATTTGCGCTTTGCCCAGCGGCTGCGCGCTGAAGCTGGGCCATCCGACGAAGCGCTCGTCCCACAACGAGCGGTAAG
The sequence above is drawn from the Vicinamibacteria bacterium genome and encodes:
- a CDS encoding nuclear transport factor 2 family protein, whose protein sequence is MPTTMHFASLILVALLAGSSPDFDEAKYVGRWVSMWNTYDLDRVDELFVPDSRVTYFSSEKEGLVHGIEEVREHHRGFGFVSGGRLPERELWVEDVRSDDFGDTVVVTAIWYFGDRSSREDAQRGPMTILYLSVGDDYRIAHMHFASY
- a CDS encoding nuclear transport factor 2 family protein, encoding MTKERAFLVPALLCVAPLLLLAGPAEDEAAVWQLEETYWKCVKARDLDAYRSLWDERFVGWPSFSAQPLGKAQIADWIPPLHADPSRRYDYELKREAVRAFGDIVVVHYRYMDVYRNAETGEVLEKSAWKRITHTWQRRGDGWQIVTGMSASYDH